Proteins from a single region of Limosilactobacillus fermentum:
- the gltX gene encoding glutamate--tRNA ligase: MSKNEIRVRYAPSPTGHLHIGNARTALFNYLFARHNHGKFIIRIEDTDTKRNIADGERSQLDNLKWMGLDWDEGPDKGGDFGPYRQSERKDIYAQYIQELMDKGLAYKSYMTEEELEAQREAQKAAHQMPHYEYEYAGMSDDQIKAAQEAAEEKGLKPVIRFRVPKDEVFEWEDLVKGPMSFEAQSIGGDFVIQKRDGMPTYNFAVVIDDHLMKISHVFRGDDHVSNTPKQMAIYQALGWKVPEFGHMSLIINNETGKKLSKRDESVLQFIEQYRDLGYLPEAMDNFIILLGWSPVGEDEIFSLKEFVKMYDEKRLSKSPAAFDRKKLQWINNQYMKLSSADEVFHVAMPQLLDAGLIEKNANPYKMEWMRRLVELFKREISYAREIVDYVKPFVNGPEDISEEAKAEMQEDTALVVIKAFRDRVAAMDFMDATGVLAAIKDVQKSTKVKGRKLWMPLRIAVTHETHGPELPESIELFGQEKTLAHLDEMIAQLEENK, encoded by the coding sequence TTGTCAAAGAATGAAATTCGCGTTCGTTACGCTCCTAGTCCGACCGGACACCTACACATTGGGAACGCACGGACCGCATTGTTCAACTACTTATTTGCCCGGCACAACCACGGAAAGTTTATCATCCGGATTGAAGACACCGACACCAAGCGCAACATTGCGGACGGGGAACGCAGCCAGCTCGACAACCTGAAGTGGATGGGGCTGGACTGGGATGAAGGTCCGGATAAGGGCGGCGACTTTGGTCCTTACCGCCAATCCGAACGTAAGGACATCTATGCCCAATACATTCAAGAATTAATGGATAAGGGCCTGGCTTACAAGTCCTACATGACCGAAGAGGAACTGGAGGCCCAACGGGAAGCCCAAAAGGCGGCCCACCAAATGCCACACTATGAATACGAATATGCCGGCATGAGCGATGACCAAATCAAGGCGGCCCAAGAAGCAGCCGAAGAAAAGGGATTAAAGCCGGTCATCCGGTTCCGGGTACCTAAGGATGAAGTCTTTGAATGGGAAGACCTGGTTAAGGGACCCATGTCGTTTGAGGCCCAATCAATTGGGGGCGACTTTGTCATCCAAAAGCGCGACGGGATGCCAACGTACAACTTTGCCGTTGTCATTGACGACCACCTGATGAAGATCAGCCACGTGTTCCGCGGCGATGACCACGTTTCTAACACGCCAAAGCAAATGGCCATCTACCAAGCCCTGGGCTGGAAGGTACCGGAATTTGGCCACATGTCCTTGATCATCAATAACGAAACCGGTAAGAAGCTTTCCAAGCGGGACGAATCGGTGCTCCAATTCATCGAGCAATACCGCGACCTGGGGTACCTGCCGGAAGCAATGGATAACTTCATCATCCTCTTGGGCTGGTCCCCGGTTGGGGAAGACGAAATCTTCTCCTTAAAGGAATTCGTTAAGATGTACGATGAAAAGCGGCTGTCCAAGTCACCAGCCGCCTTTGACCGCAAGAAGCTCCAGTGGATCAACAACCAGTACATGAAACTTTCGTCAGCCGATGAGGTCTTCCACGTGGCCATGCCACAGCTGTTGGACGCTGGTTTGATTGAAAAGAACGCCAACCCATACAAGATGGAATGGATGCGGCGGTTAGTGGAACTCTTCAAGCGCGAAATTTCTTACGCAAGAGAAATTGTCGACTACGTTAAGCCGTTTGTGAACGGCCCGGAAGACATTTCTGAAGAAGCGAAGGCCGAAATGCAAGAAGACACCGCCCTGGTAGTGATTAAGGCCTTCCGGGACCGGGTCGCCGCCATGGACTTCATGGACGCAACCGGTGTCTTAGCCGCCATTAAGGACGTGCAAAAGAGTACCAAGGTGAAGGGGCGCAAGCTCTGGATGCCACTGCGGATCGCCGTAACCCACGAAACGCACGGGCCGGAGTTACCGGAAAGCATCGAACTTTTTGGGCAGGAAAAGACCTTGGCCCACTTGGATGAGATGATTGCCCAGTTAGAAGAAAACAAGTAA
- a CDS encoding TIGR01440 family protein, protein MESLNQIKAATQTGVTELLEAAHLKRGDLFVLGLSTSEVQGEHIGQDSNIEIGRTVVKAIVELLAPRGINLAVQGCEHLNRALVVERAVAEQRGLEIVTVYPQLHAGGAGQVAAFELFDDPVEVEHVVAEAGIDIGDTSIGMQVKFVQIPVRTSVKEIGQAHVTYLRSRPKLIGGARAKYEWDPFDQKK, encoded by the coding sequence ATGGAGTCACTAAATCAAATTAAAGCGGCCACCCAAACCGGGGTGACGGAGTTATTAGAAGCCGCCCACTTAAAGCGTGGCGACCTGTTTGTCTTGGGGCTGAGCACCAGTGAGGTGCAGGGTGAACACATCGGCCAAGATTCCAACATTGAGATTGGAAGGACGGTCGTTAAAGCGATCGTGGAATTATTGGCACCGAGGGGGATTAACCTGGCCGTGCAGGGGTGTGAACATCTTAACCGGGCCCTGGTGGTGGAACGGGCGGTGGCAGAACAACGGGGCTTGGAGATCGTGACCGTTTACCCGCAGCTGCACGCTGGTGGGGCCGGACAGGTGGCGGCCTTTGAACTCTTTGATGATCCCGTTGAAGTTGAACACGTGGTGGCCGAGGCCGGCATTGACATTGGCGACACCAGTATCGGCATGCAGGTTAAGTTTGTCCAGATTCCGGTGCGGACCAGCGTCAAAGAAATTGGCCAGGCCCACGTTACTTACTTACGTTCCCGGCCCAAGTTAATTGGTGGGGCGCGGGCCAAGTACGAATGGGACCCGTTTGATCAAAAGAAATAA
- the cysS gene encoding cysteine--tRNA ligase, with protein MLKIYNTLTRQKEEFHPQQAGIVNMYVCGPTVYNYIHIGNARSVVAFDTVRRYLEFSGYQVNYVSNFTDVDDKMIKAAKEQGITVPELAYKYIQAYMEDTAALNVEPATTHPRATENIDGIISFIEDLIEKGYAYQSGGDVYYRARKFAHYGQLSGQSLDDLEVGASEHVSTEEVAKKKDPLDFALWKAAKPGEIKWDSPWGAGRPGWHIECSVMSTKYLGDTLDIHAGGQDLEFPHHENEIAQSEAKTGHRFVNYWMHNGFVTIGRDNEKMSKSLGNFVTVHDLIKEVDPQVLRFFMSTTQYRRPIQYSQESLVEAQANLEHLKNTYDNLAYRLKDATSGTDGGVQRQLADFRARFVAAMDDDINVQNGIAVVYELMRFANQYVEQRLVQREPIVAIQLMLKRLVAVFGVDLAVSATEINDEKIKELIEKRNAARAEKDFALSDQIRDQLRDQGIILEDTPQGTRYRKESN; from the coding sequence ATGTTGAAAATATACAACACACTCACCCGGCAAAAAGAAGAATTTCACCCCCAACAAGCAGGGATCGTTAACATGTACGTCTGTGGTCCGACCGTCTACAATTATATTCACATCGGCAACGCCCGGAGCGTGGTCGCCTTTGATACGGTGCGCCGCTACCTAGAGTTTTCTGGCTACCAAGTTAATTACGTCTCCAACTTCACCGATGTTGATGACAAGATGATAAAGGCCGCCAAGGAGCAGGGGATCACGGTGCCAGAGTTGGCGTATAAGTACATCCAAGCCTACATGGAAGACACCGCCGCTTTGAACGTCGAACCCGCCACTACCCACCCCCGGGCAACCGAAAACATTGACGGGATTATTTCCTTTATTGAAGACCTGATTGAAAAGGGCTACGCCTACCAAAGTGGGGGCGACGTGTACTACCGGGCCCGCAAGTTTGCCCACTATGGTCAACTGTCCGGTCAGTCCCTAGACGACCTGGAAGTCGGGGCTAGCGAACACGTTTCAACAGAAGAGGTGGCAAAAAAAAAGGACCCGCTCGATTTCGCCCTCTGGAAGGCGGCCAAGCCCGGCGAGATCAAGTGGGACTCCCCGTGGGGGGCCGGGCGCCCGGGCTGGCATATTGAGTGCTCGGTGATGTCAACCAAGTACCTGGGTGATACCCTAGACATTCACGCCGGTGGTCAGGACCTCGAGTTCCCCCACCACGAAAATGAAATCGCCCAGAGCGAAGCCAAGACGGGCCACCGCTTCGTTAACTACTGGATGCACAACGGCTTTGTAACGATCGGTAGGGACAACGAAAAGATGAGCAAGTCCCTGGGCAACTTCGTCACGGTGCACGACTTAATTAAGGAAGTTGACCCGCAGGTGTTACGGTTCTTCATGTCAACGACCCAGTACCGGCGCCCAATTCAATACAGTCAAGAAAGCTTGGTGGAAGCCCAAGCTAACTTAGAGCACTTAAAAAACACTTACGACAACCTGGCTTACCGGCTCAAAGACGCTACGTCCGGGACCGATGGCGGCGTGCAACGGCAACTAGCGGACTTCCGGGCCCGCTTTGTGGCAGCCATGGATGATGATATTAACGTTCAAAACGGGATTGCCGTGGTTTACGAGTTGATGCGCTTTGCTAACCAGTACGTTGAACAACGCCTGGTGCAGCGCGAACCAATCGTTGCCATTCAATTAATGTTAAAACGGTTAGTAGCGGTCTTTGGGGTTGACCTGGCCGTTTCCGCTACTGAAATTAACGACGAAAAAATTAAGGAACTGATCGAAAAGCGCAACGCCGCCCGGGCGGAAAAAGACTTCGCTTTAAGTGACCAGATCCGCGACCAGTTAAGGGACCAGGGGATCATTTTAGAGGACACCCCCCAGGGGACCCGTTACAGAAAGGAATCAAATTAG
- a CDS encoding Mini-ribonuclease 3 yields MEQADYQQLNGIALAYLGDAVYEVFIRQHLLALGMSKPNRLQKKATNYVSAKAQAALILKMQEEDYLTEEEWAYYKRGRNANSYTHAKNTSVLTYRQSTGFEALFGYLQLAGQQERVAELAAWCIKQVERGNLIHED; encoded by the coding sequence ATGGAACAAGCAGATTATCAGCAATTGAACGGGATCGCCCTGGCCTATTTGGGCGACGCCGTCTATGAGGTGTTCATCCGCCAACACCTGTTAGCCCTCGGGATGAGTAAGCCTAACCGCCTGCAAAAAAAGGCCACTAACTACGTTTCGGCTAAGGCCCAGGCGGCCCTAATCCTCAAGATGCAAGAAGAAGACTACCTGACCGAAGAAGAGTGGGCCTACTACAAACGGGGGCGTAACGCCAACAGTTACACCCACGCCAAAAATACCTCGGTCTTAACTTACCGGCAGTCAACCGGGTTTGAGGCCCTGTTTGGCTACTTGCAACTAGCTGGTCAGCAGGAGCGGGTGGCCGAACTGGCGGCGTGGTGCATCAAGCAAGTTGAACGGGGGAACCTAATCCATGAAGACTAA
- the rlmB gene encoding 23S rRNA (guanosine(2251)-2'-O)-methyltransferase RlmB: MKTNEENSEFIIGRHPAMAALKSDQEINKVFIQKGLKTDAIAQLVKSAKERHLVISNVPKTKLDQMTAGQNHQGVALAVAAYQYATVDDLFENAAQKDEEPFFLILDELADPHNLGSILRTADAAGVHGIIIPKRRSVGLTSVVAKTSTGAIEHVPVARVTNLVQVAKELQKSGVWLFGTDMQGTDYRRWDAKGAVALVIGNEGKGISPLLKKTCDEMLTIPMIGHVQSLNASVAASLLIYQGFATRHPLD; this comes from the coding sequence ATGAAGACTAACGAAGAAAACAGCGAATTTATCATTGGGCGCCACCCGGCGATGGCGGCTTTAAAGTCCGACCAAGAAATCAACAAGGTGTTTATCCAAAAGGGATTAAAGACCGACGCTATTGCTCAGCTGGTGAAGTCGGCTAAGGAACGGCACCTGGTCATTTCAAACGTTCCCAAGACGAAGCTGGATCAGATGACGGCCGGGCAAAACCACCAGGGGGTGGCCCTGGCCGTGGCGGCGTACCAATATGCCACCGTGGACGACCTGTTTGAAAACGCGGCCCAAAAGGATGAGGAACCCTTCTTCTTGATTTTGGATGAATTAGCAGACCCGCACAACTTGGGTTCGATTTTACGGACGGCGGATGCGGCCGGGGTTCACGGCATCATTATCCCCAAGCGGCGGTCGGTGGGCCTGACCTCGGTGGTAGCCAAGACGTCAACGGGGGCAATCGAACACGTTCCGGTCGCCCGGGTGACCAACCTGGTTCAGGTAGCTAAAGAGTTGCAAAAAAGCGGTGTTTGGCTGTTTGGCACCGATATGCAAGGAACTGACTACCGGCGCTGGGACGCTAAGGGCGCTGTGGCGCTGGTAATTGGTAACGAGGGAAAGGGAATTTCTCCACTACTGAAAAAAACTTGTGACGAGATGCTAACAATCCCGATGATTGGGCATGTACAAAGTTTAAATGCTTCAGTTGCGGCTAGTTTACTAATTTATCAGGGCTTTGCCACTCGTCACCCGCTCGACTAA
- a CDS encoding RNA polymerase sigma factor, which produces MEAYQLSDEERVELALINGATKGDNETLGELFDRYQPLVRRLWLNYSIANLDRQDWQQEAFLVLDRAVHNYRQEQRTRFCWYYRQLLTNRLRDLYRQTRAEKRIPAQLVQDLNAENDVTMIQDPVLTPEQIVMWRASYQEFLAQCSTNEREAYLLESEGRDLTEIAQVMGCSERKVKNALHRARAKLKKHLG; this is translated from the coding sequence ATGGAAGCCTATCAATTAAGTGATGAAGAGCGGGTGGAGTTAGCTTTGATTAATGGTGCGACTAAGGGTGATAATGAGACGTTGGGAGAACTCTTTGACCGCTACCAACCACTGGTGCGTCGGTTGTGGTTAAATTACTCAATCGCCAACCTGGATCGTCAGGACTGGCAACAAGAGGCCTTCTTGGTTTTAGACCGGGCGGTCCACAATTATCGCCAGGAACAAAGGACGCGTTTTTGCTGGTATTACCGCCAGTTACTCACCAACCGCTTGCGCGACTTGTACCGGCAAACCCGGGCGGAAAAGCGGATCCCCGCCCAACTGGTTCAAGACCTCAACGCCGAAAACGACGTGACGATGATCCAAGATCCGGTGCTAACCCCAGAGCAGATCGTAATGTGGCGGGCCAGCTACCAGGAATTTTTGGCCCAGTGTTCGACAAACGAGCGGGAAGCCTACCTACTAGAGAGTGAGGGCCGAGACTTAACGGAAATTGCGCAGGTAATGGGGTGTTCTGAACGGAAGGTGAAAAACGCCCTCCACCGGGCCCGGGCGAAGTTAAAGAAGCACCTTGGCTAG
- the rpmG gene encoding 50S ribosomal protein L33, which produces MVKKVALECSECGRRNYSVPARPNHEERLELKKFCKHCGKVTVHRETR; this is translated from the coding sequence ATGGTGAAAAAAGTGGCCCTCGAGTGCAGCGAATGCGGGCGCCGGAACTATTCCGTGCCCGCACGTCCTAACCACGAGGAGCGCTTGGAGCTCAAAAAGTTTTGCAAGCACTGCGGAAAAGTGACCGTTCACCGGGAAACACGCTAA
- the secE gene encoding preprotein translocase subunit SecE gives MHPLKFIGSVRDEMHRVVWPTAKENRRDTTIVLSITIFFILFFALFGWLIHLLMLLFV, from the coding sequence ATGCACCCATTGAAATTTATCGGAAGCGTTAGGGATGAAATGCACCGGGTGGTGTGGCCAACGGCAAAGGAAAACCGGCGCGATACCACCATCGTTTTATCAATTACGATCTTTTTCATTCTCTTCTTTGCCCTCTTTGGCTGGCTAATTCATCTTCTGATGTTGTTATTCGTCTAG
- the nusG gene encoding transcription termination/antitermination protein NusG, with product METNEKRWYVLHTYSGYENRVKSNLESRAQSMGMEDYIFQVVVPEETVRQVKDGQAKEVEEKTFPGYVLVEMVMTDQAWYVARNTPGVTGFLGSHGGGSKPTPLLPEEVDRILVRMGQDVARTDINVAVGDNVKIIAGAFADLSGKVIEVDRDKLKLKVEIEMFGRLTTTELDFNQIDTVE from the coding sequence GTGGAAACAAACGAAAAACGTTGGTATGTTTTGCATACTTACTCCGGTTACGAAAACCGTGTTAAGAGTAACTTGGAATCCCGGGCCCAATCAATGGGGATGGAAGACTACATCTTCCAAGTGGTGGTTCCGGAAGAAACGGTTCGCCAAGTCAAGGACGGCCAAGCAAAAGAGGTCGAAGAAAAGACCTTCCCTGGTTACGTCCTAGTTGAAATGGTGATGACTGACCAAGCCTGGTACGTTGCCCGAAACACCCCTGGCGTAACTGGTTTCTTAGGTTCGCACGGTGGGGGATCCAAGCCGACCCCGCTCCTTCCTGAAGAAGTGGATCGGATCCTAGTACGGATGGGCCAAGATGTTGCCCGCACCGATATCAACGTTGCAGTTGGTGACAACGTTAAGATCATCGCCGGGGCCTTTGCGGACCTGTCCGGGAAGGTGATCGAAGTCGACCGCGACAAGTTGAAGTTAAAAGTTGAAATTGAAATGTTTGGCCGCTTGACGACGACTGAACTAGACTTCAACCAGATCGATACGGTGGAATAA
- the rplK gene encoding 50S ribosomal protein L11, giving the protein MAKKVANVVKLQIPAGAATPAPPVGPALGQAGINIMGFTKEFNARTADQKGMLIPVVITVYEDRSFDFITKTPPAAVLLKKAAGVEHGSGEPNTNKVATVTKDQVKEIAETKMQDLNAADVEAAMRMIEGTARSMGFVVEG; this is encoded by the coding sequence GTGGCAAAGAAAGTAGCAAACGTTGTCAAGTTGCAAATTCCTGCCGGTGCAGCTACACCAGCTCCGCCAGTAGGTCCTGCGCTTGGGCAAGCAGGTATTAACATTATGGGCTTCACGAAGGAATTCAACGCCCGGACCGCTGATCAAAAGGGGATGCTGATCCCAGTTGTAATCACGGTTTACGAGGATCGTTCCTTCGACTTCATTACGAAGACGCCGCCTGCTGCGGTATTACTCAAGAAGGCCGCTGGTGTTGAACACGGTTCCGGTGAACCTAACACGAACAAGGTTGCAACTGTAACCAAGGACCAAGTTAAGGAAATCGCCGAAACGAAGATGCAAGATCTAAACGCCGCTGACGTTGAAGCAGCGATGCGCATGATTGAAGGTACTGCTCGGAGCATGGGCTTCGTTGTCGAAGGCTAA
- the rplA gene encoding 50S ribosomal protein L1, protein MAKNRGKKYQDALKKVDSKKEYAVDAAVDLVKEIDFANFDATVEVAFNLNVDTKQADQQLRGAIVLPNGTGKDQTVIVFAKGENAKAAQEAGADFVGDQDLVEKIQDGWLDFDVAIATPDMMPQVGRLGRVLGPKGLMPNPKTGTVTMDVAKAVSDAKAGQVTYRTDRDGNVAVPFGKVSFDTAKLVENLKTIEDVVVKARPAAVRGTYIKHASIASTFGPSVTLDLTTF, encoded by the coding sequence ATGGCTAAAAACCGTGGTAAGAAGTACCAAGACGCCTTAAAGAAGGTTGACAGCAAGAAGGAATACGCTGTTGACGCTGCGGTGGACTTGGTCAAGGAAATCGACTTCGCAAACTTTGACGCAACCGTTGAAGTTGCATTTAACTTAAATGTTGACACTAAGCAAGCTGACCAACAACTTCGGGGTGCCATTGTGCTCCCGAACGGTACTGGTAAGGACCAAACCGTAATCGTTTTTGCCAAGGGTGAAAACGCTAAGGCGGCCCAAGAAGCCGGTGCTGACTTCGTTGGTGACCAAGACTTAGTTGAAAAGATTCAAGATGGCTGGCTCGACTTCGACGTTGCCATCGCCACTCCAGACATGATGCCACAAGTTGGGCGTCTTGGTCGGGTGCTTGGTCCTAAGGGCCTGATGCCAAACCCGAAGACTGGGACGGTGACGATGGACGTGGCTAAGGCCGTTTCTGACGCCAAGGCTGGTCAAGTTACTTACCGGACTGACCGGGACGGAAACGTTGCGGTACCGTTTGGGAAGGTATCCTTTGACACCGCTAAGTTGGTTGAAAACCTGAAGACGATCGAAGACGTTGTTGTTAAGGCACGTCCGGCAGCTGTGCGTGGTACTTACATCAAGCACGCTTCCATCGCTTCAACGTTCGGCCCGAGCGTTACCCTTGACCTGACGACTTTTTAA
- a CDS encoding IS30 family transposase, with amino-acid sequence MSYKHLTIKEREILMFLRAKGLSIRAVALRLGRNPSTISRELKRCAGNYSPSKADNDYHQKRQNCHKKRLLDSHPQLRRQIVHYILDLHWSPEQITARFNKEHQWCVSYNTIYRHIYQHNLGEKYSSRGDTGIQRHLRHKHRTRHSKNTRRHREVQTDYISIHERPGFINQRQRIGDWEIDTVIGRTGHSILLTVVDRLSRLTLIKKVVQKDSQEINKGLVELLGAIPKEFVHSITPDHGTEFLHLDEISERLGVTVYWPDPYSPEQRGTNENTNGLIREYFPKRTDIDNYTEQDVEHCQKQLNQRPRKVLNYETPYEVFFDKPLHLV; translated from the coding sequence ATGAGCTATAAACATCTTACTATAAAAGAACGTGAAATACTTATGTTTTTACGAGCTAAGGGGTTATCTATCCGGGCTGTCGCGTTACGGCTGGGGCGAAATCCAAGCACTATTTCACGGGAGTTAAAACGTTGTGCAGGTAATTATTCCCCAAGCAAAGCAGATAATGACTATCATCAAAAGCGGCAGAATTGTCACAAGAAGCGGCTATTAGACAGCCATCCACAATTACGCCGTCAAATTGTTCATTACATCTTAGATCTGCACTGGTCACCAGAGCAGATTACCGCTCGCTTTAATAAGGAACATCAATGGTGTGTTAGCTACAACACAATTTACCGTCATATCTATCAACACAATTTAGGTGAAAAGTACTCCTCACGTGGTGATACCGGTATTCAGCGCCATCTCAGACATAAACATCGGACCCGGCATTCAAAGAATACTAGACGACATCGAGAAGTACAGACCGACTATATCTCGATCCATGAGCGCCCTGGTTTTATCAACCAGCGTCAACGTATAGGTGACTGGGAAATTGATACTGTGATTGGTCGAACGGGTCACTCCATCCTTTTAACGGTTGTCGATCGGCTTAGTCGGCTTACGCTTATCAAAAAGGTTGTGCAAAAGGACTCGCAGGAGATAAATAAAGGCTTAGTTGAACTGTTAGGGGCCATTCCTAAAGAATTTGTTCATTCTATTACACCAGATCATGGGACCGAATTTCTTCATCTTGATGAAATCAGCGAAAGGTTAGGTGTTACTGTCTATTGGCCCGATCCATATTCGCCTGAACAGCGTGGAACAAATGAGAATACAAATGGATTAATCCGGGAATATTTTCCCAAGCGAACAGATATTGATAATTATACAGAACAGGACGTTGAACACTGCCAAAAGCAGTTAAATCAACGTCCTCGCAAAGTGTTAAACTATGAAACCCCATATGAAGTATTTTTTGACAAACCGTTGCACTTAGTTTGA
- a CDS encoding APC family permease, giving the protein MQEQPQEELKRSLGLWSALSIVIGTIIGSGIFFKQGAVLDSAGSSTMAIFAWIFGGVITLAAGLTIAEIGSQMPYTGGLYVYIENLYGRIWGFLAGWMQVIVYGPAIIASVAGFMAIMMTNLFGLSSDWRIPLALITILFIGALNLLENKVGAAFSVITTAGKLIPIAAIIIFGLLWGHHNAFGQTVGQVSQAGGGFGVAVLATLFGYDGWILIANLGGEMKNPQKLLPKAIVIGITAVLVIYTLITVGVLRFLPAIMIHKLGDNATSYLAMAAFGQMGGKLLSIGIIVSMMGTINGKILTFPRIVYAMAKRHDLPFSRPLSYLTPKSKSPVVATLFIIVLATIMMLFFDPDHLSDLCVFTVYCFYTLAFFGIFILRRNKLVKRPFSTPWYPFVPLVAIAGGIFVLISEIFNDPEGVLLFIGIVVVGLPVFYLVKKIDRRHE; this is encoded by the coding sequence ATGCAAGAACAACCACAAGAAGAGCTTAAGCGATCCCTCGGTTTGTGGTCGGCCCTTTCAATCGTGATTGGGACGATCATCGGCTCCGGGATCTTCTTTAAACAAGGGGCCGTCCTTGACTCCGCCGGCTCTTCCACCATGGCTATTTTCGCCTGGATTTTTGGTGGCGTCATCACCCTGGCCGCCGGGCTTACCATCGCCGAAATCGGTTCGCAAATGCCCTACACCGGGGGGCTGTACGTCTACATCGAAAATCTGTATGGCCGAATCTGGGGCTTTTTAGCCGGGTGGATGCAAGTCATCGTTTATGGTCCCGCCATCATCGCTTCGGTGGCTGGCTTCATGGCAATCATGATGACCAACCTCTTTGGCCTCTCCAGCGACTGGCGAATTCCCCTCGCCCTGATCACAATCCTTTTTATCGGGGCCTTAAACCTGCTCGAAAACAAGGTTGGCGCCGCCTTTTCCGTTATCACCACCGCCGGCAAGTTAATCCCGATCGCTGCCATCATCATTTTCGGTTTGCTTTGGGGACACCACAATGCCTTTGGGCAAACCGTGGGTCAAGTTAGCCAGGCCGGGGGCGGCTTCGGGGTCGCCGTTTTAGCAACCCTCTTTGGTTACGACGGCTGGATCTTGATCGCTAACCTCGGTGGGGAAATGAAAAACCCCCAAAAGTTACTACCCAAGGCGATCGTGATCGGGATCACCGCCGTCCTCGTCATCTACACCTTGATCACGGTCGGGGTGCTGCGTTTCTTACCGGCCATAATGATCCACAAACTTGGCGATAACGCCACTTCCTACCTCGCCATGGCCGCCTTTGGCCAAATGGGAGGGAAGCTGTTATCAATCGGGATTATCGTCTCAATGATGGGGACGATCAATGGTAAGATCCTGACCTTTCCGCGGATCGTTTACGCCATGGCTAAGCGCCACGACCTCCCCTTCTCCCGCCCCCTTTCCTACCTAACGCCTAAGTCAAAGAGCCCGGTGGTGGCCACCCTGTTCATCATCGTCTTGGCCACTATTATGATGCTCTTCTTTGACCCCGATCACCTGTCCGACCTGTGCGTCTTTACGGTTTACTGCTTCTACACCCTGGCCTTTTTTGGTATCTTCATTCTCCGGCGCAACAAACTGGTCAAGCGGCCCTTTTCGACCCCGTGGTACCCGTTCGTTCCGCTGGTCGCCATTGCCGGGGGGATCTTCGTTTTAATCAGCGAAATCTTTAACGATCCAGAAGGGGTGCTCTTATTTATCGGGATCGTGGTCGTTGGCCTCCCCGTTTTCTACCTGGTTAAAAAAATCGACCGGCGCCATGAATAA